From Podospora bellae-mahoneyi strain CBS 112042 chromosome 3, whole genome shotgun sequence, the proteins below share one genomic window:
- a CDS encoding hypothetical protein (COG:M; EggNog:ENOG503NXHC; CAZy:GT2_Chitin_synth), whose protein sequence is MANRMSMYSMASEPGLGPRGAGQQPSQVSTTTLLNAVHNIYLSGQSYRLDAGTSLVVNTWLTASLAGPDGRAGGTVDAALAARAWEHARRRAEDGCIILGSLHTSTPSLLRPFLSSLPVSIPPLLLTALSALEPFLRCVTPHNPSTPRQTALGVTLTLNLTGNLTAASIALAQGGIDTEKGLLRIPQEAGHRAFDVFYYLLTSASTPAEREFLGLKAASHYSLLARSGTYDPPSYLPTADDGAAADDFRSALKEIGIKGSSHRKFISTLAGLLKLGNTIDYNVDEDVLDDICEDVGGLLGLEPEILAKQCTTDDRSIFIGGLYEALVDWVIKKANETIAAQMGAEAGSRTPSANDDSGDTVCLTVLEVPDPNLGKAVAMRGIFDDTTGINAEMKQDGIEVAPAGSSVLREMQNAVAECGPELGIMVGTQGRERQHALEKREEVLEKIGHSAEDDGFIKQLLFPVPAEGINLGRIGRLDISAILGASRAWYHLSIHPTDESPASLAALPSVNSAWSAGTVSRQLRAWRLPEWANRRNKHLDFTADFDLDEFVQRFRPLGCTEGRDGIESWILERGWSNGEVVVGSERVWMRENAWWEAETMLDIKPMEERLGSMPNMMPPTLGSGYSATGSGFFPPQQPFANSSFNGSHDQLVGVHQRNMSQPSVGGVQAMRAPSIAPTAMTGMQNATPGDYGLGTKGDTYKGQVFYNGVDQFAGDLDPDLATGKHIEERPIETSRKIWVFVVWALTWWIPSPLLKWVGRMKRPDVRMAWREKLVLCFIIFFINAIIVFWIIFFGKLLCPNFDKAWTRNEVLNHNGEDDFWVSHRGKVYDITKFWKLNHGTSRQPTNREFMQPMGGADMDPYIEIPLLLACPRLGIEDDRVALRTNDSLIENANAIHKSGFGGTGRMADADWYTKRFLPRMKEFYHGELVWDSNKIKAAGREENKYWFIYEGKVYDLSDYFDTQQYNENIPRYTFLNTQLTNLVKNNPGEDLTEQITNIWAKANTTEGNNIGNTLNCLNNRFYVGTPDFRYSARCQVNNWILLGFSCMICAVILIKFVSALQFGSKRRPSPQDKFVICQVPAYTEGEDSLRKALDSLTALQYDNKRKLICVICDGVIVGEGNDRPTPKIVLDILGVDPKTDPPALPFKSVGAGSEQLNYGKVYSGLYEYEGNVVPYLVVVKVGKPSEQDKTKPGNRGKRDSQILLMSFLNRVHHRAPMSPLELEMFHQINNVIGVDPELYEYLFMVDADTCVREDSLNRLVAACANDAKIAGICGETSLQNEERSWWTMIQVYEYYISHHLAKAFESLFGSVTCLPGCFTMYRLRTADRGKPLIISDEVIRDYSDCHVDTLHKKNLLSLGEDRYLTTLMTRYFPYMSYKFIPDAYCQTAAPDKWSVLLSQRRRWINSTIHNLVELMFLPEMCGFCFFSMRFVVFIDLTGTIILPATCVYLGWLLYTVISGTGQFPLISIIMLAAVYGLQALIFILKRQWQHVGWMIIYILAFPIYSFILPIYSFWNQDNFTWGNTRIVIGESGKKQVVAVDDEGFDPRSIPLQRWDDYATMNGLPGRRGYNGEKVMDEHMNVFNEQYEMDDMKSVYSSIRQPSVLTGLPGRGAGAYMPPTPSTPFTPGGPMTRTSTFAGATPYSDNPLAHRQSMLSMGTAAEMQRRHSNSPYQDYPGARPSVTNLRTMTGTPPIGGGGNLAVPGGLAGNRMSTGTMLSGGPSRLGMHSDLGHASTGSFDFQRGLGHGPDEQAIVEAIRSVMREVDLDNVTKKQVRALVEQRLQCEITGVKRTFMDKEIDNELAAM, encoded by the exons ATGGCCAACCGCATGTCGATGTACTCGATGGCTTCAGAACCGGGATTGGGGCCTCGAGGTGCCGGACAGCAGCCATCCCAggtttccaccaccaccctgctcAATGCCGTCCACAACATTTACCTCTCGGGACAATCGTACCGGCTCGACGCCGGGACTAGCCTCGTCGTCAACACATGGCTAACCGCCTCATTAGCAGGCCCGGATGGGCGCGCCGGAGGGACTGTTGATGCTGCCCTGGCAGCCAGAGCGTGGGAACATGCTCGCCGTCGCGCTGAAGATGGTTGCATTATTCTGGG GTCTCTTCACACCTCTACACCCTCGCTACTACGACCGTTCCTATCCTCTCTCCCCGTCTCgatccctccccttcttctcaccGCTCTCAGTGCCCTCGAGCCATTTTTGCGCTGCGTGACACCACACAACCCATCGACCCCGAGACAAACGGCTCTTGGTGTAACCCTGACGCTGAACCTGACGGGTAACCTCACTGCGGCATCCATCGCCCTTGCCCAGGGAGGCATTGACACAGAGAAGGGTCTCCTTCGCATTCCTCAGGAGGCCGGCCACCGTGCATTTGACGTGTTTTACTACCTTCTCACCTCTGCCTCCACGCCAGCCGAGAGGGAATTCCTTGGTCTCAAGGCGGCTTCTCACTACAGCCTCCTTGCTCGCTCCGGCACATATGACCCCCCATCATACCTCCCCACTGCCGATGACGGCGCTGCCGCTGACGACTTCCGGTCTGCGCTCAAGGAAATCGGCATCAAGGGATCCTCGCACCGCAAGTTCATCTCGACTCTCGCTGGTCTGTTGAAGTTGGGCAACACAATCGACTACAACGTGGATGAAGATGTTTTGGACGACATCTGCGAGGATGTCGGCGGTCTTCTCGGTCTGGAGCCTGAAATCCTGGCCAAGCAGTGCACCACCGACGACCGCTCCATCTTCATCGGTGGACTCTACGAGGCATTGGTCGACTgggtcatcaagaaggccaacGAGACAATTGCCGCGCAAATGGGTGCCGAAGCTGGAAGCAGGACGCCCTCTGCCAACGACGACAGTGGCGATACTGTTTGCTTGACGGTGCTCGAGGTTCCTGACCCAAATCTCGGCAAGGCCGTTGCCATGCGTGGCATCTTTGATGATACCACCGGCATCAACGCCGAAATGAAGCAGGACGGCATCGAGGTCGCACCGGCTGGAAGCTCAGTTCTCCGCGAGATGCAGAACGCCGTGGCTGAATGCGGGCCCGAGCTTGGAATCATGGTTGGCACGCAAGGGAGGGAAAGGCAACATGCGCtcgagaagagggaggaggtgctcgAGAAGATCGGCCACTCGGCTGAGGACGATGGCTTCATCAAGCAGCTTCTCTTCCCTGTGCCCGCCGAGGGCATCAACCTCGGCCGTATTGGTCGTTTGGATATCTCTGCCATTCTCGGCGCGAGCAGAGCGTGGTATCACCTTTCTATTCACCCCACAGATGAATCCCCAGCCAGCTTGGCTGCTCTCCCGTCTGTAAACTCTGCTTGGTCTGCCGGCACGGTATCTCGCCAGCTCCGGGCGTGGAGGTTACCAGAGTGGGCAAACCGCCGCAACAAGCACCTCGACTTCACGGCCGATTTCGACCTTGACGAGTTTGTGCAGCGGTTCCGCCCTCTTGGATGCACCGAGGGTCGTGATGGCATTGAAAGTTGGATTCTGGAGCGCGGATGGAGCAacggtgaggtggtggttggttctGAGCGCGTCTGGATGAGGGAAAATGCCTGGTGGGAGGCGGAAACGATGCTGGATATCAAGCCCATGGAGGAGAGATTGGGAAGCATGCCTAACATGATGCCGCCAACACTCGGGTCTGGGTATTCTGCCACCGGTAGCGGGTTTTtcccaccacagcagccGTTTGCCAACTCATCCTTCAATGGCAGCCACGATCAGCTTGTGGGTGTTCACCAGAGGAACATGAGCCAGCCCAGTGTTGGTGGCGTTCAAGCCATGAGAGCCCCATCCATTGCCCCCACCGCCATGACGGGCATGCAAAATGCCACCCCTGGTGACTATGGTCTGGGTACCAAGGGCGATACCTACAAGGGTCAGGTCTTTTACAATGGCGTGGACCAGTTCGCTGGTGATCTCGACCCTGATCTCGCCACTGGAAAGCACATCGAGGAACGACCGATCGAGACATCCAGAAAGATCTGGGTGTTTGTCGTTTGGGCCTTGACGTGGTGGATCCCATCACCTCTCCTCAAATGGGTTGGTCGTATGAAGCGACCTGACGTGCGGATGGCCTGGCGTGAAAAGCTTGTTCTctgcttcatcatcttcttcatcaacgccatcatCGTTTTCTGGatcatcttcttcggcaAGTTACTCTGCCCCAACTTCGACAAGGCCTGGACGCGGAACGAGGTTCTTAATCACAACGGAGAAGATGACTTTTGGGTCAGTCACCGTGGCAAGGTATACGACATTACAAAGTTCTGGAAGCTCAACCACGGCACCTCGAGACAACCCACGAACAGGGAGTTCATGCAGCCTATGGGAGGCGCCGACATGGATCCCTACATCGAGATTCCGCTGCTGCTTGCCTGCCCCAGACTCGGCATCGAGGATGACAGAGTTGCTCTTCGGACCAACGACTCCCTGATTGAGAACGCCAACGCCATCCACAAGTCTGGCTTTGGTGGCACTGGTAGAATGGCGGATGCTGACTGGTATACCAAGAGGTTCTTGCCTCGCATGAAGGAATTCTACCATGGAGAACTGGTCTGGGATtccaacaagatcaaggcgGCAGGCCGCGAGGAGAACAAATACTGGTTCATTTATGAGGGCAAGGTGTATGACCTGAGCGATTATTTTGACACCCAGCAGTACAACGAGAACATCCCCAGATACaccttcctcaacacccagcTCACCAACCTGGTCAAGAACAACCCTGGCGAGGACCTCACTGAGCAAATCACCAACATTTgggccaaggccaacacgACAGAGGGCAACAACATCGGCAACACGTTGAACTGCCTGAACAACCGGTTTTACGTTGGTACCCCTGATTTCCGCTACAGCGCCAGGTGCCAGGTCAACAACTGGATTCTGCTCGGCTTCTCTTGCATGATCTGCGCTGTCATTTTGATCAAGTTCGTGTCTGCCTTGCAGTTCGGCTCCAAGAGACGCCCGTCCCCGCAGGACAAGTTCGTGATCTGCCAGGTGCCCGCCTACACTGAAGGCGAAGATTCTCTCAGGAAAGCTCTCGACTCTCTCACGGCTCTTCAGTACGACAACAAGAGGAAGCTGATCTGCGTCATTTGCGACGGTGTCATTGTCGGTGAAGGCAACGACCGGCCCACCCCCAAGATCGTCTTGGATATTCTCGGTGTCGACCCCAAGACAGATCCTCCCGCCCTGCCTTTCAAGTCCGTCGGTGCGGGCAGCGAACAGCTCAACTATGGCAAGGTCTACTCTGGTCTCTACGAGTACGAAGGCAACGTGGTCCCCTATCTTGTGGTTGTCAAGGTTGGCAAGCCCTCTGAGCAGGACAAGACCAAGCCCGGTAATCGTGGCAAGCGTGACTCGCAGATTCTGCTGATGAGCTTCCTCAACCGTGTTCACCACCGCGCCCCTATGAGCCCGCTCGAGTTGGAGATGTTCCACCAGATCAACAATGTTATCGGTGTGGACCCTGAGTTGTACGAGTATCTCTTCATGGTTGATGCCGATACCTGCGTCCGGGAAGACTCTCTGAACCGTCTTGTTGCCGCTTGTGCCAATGACGCCAAGATTGCTGGTATCTGCGGTGAGACGAGCTTGCAGAATGAGGAGCGTTCGTGGTGGACTATGATTCAGGTTTATGAGTACTACATCTCTCATCATCTCGCCAAGGCTTTCGAGTCTCTCTTCGGCAGCGTTACCTGCCTGCCGGGCTG CTTCACCATGTACCGTCTTCGCACCGCTGACCGTGGCAAGCCCTTGATCATTTCCGACGAGGTCATCCGTGACTACAGCGACTGCCACGTCGACACCCTGCACAAGAAGAATCTGCTCTCTCTCGGTGAGGATCGTTACCTCACCACACTCATGACCAGATATTTCCCCTACATGTCCTACAAGTTCATCCCCGACGCCTACTGCCAAACCGCCGCCCCCGACAAGTGGTCCGTTCTCCTGTCTCAGCGTCGTCGTTGGATCAACTCGACCATCCACAACCTGGTCGAGCTGATGTTCCTCCCCGAGATGTGCGGCTTCTGTTTCTTCTCCATGCGcttcgtcgtcttcatcgATCTCACCGGtaccatcatcctccccgccaccTGCGTCTACCTCGGCTGGCTTTTGTACACGGTCATCTCCGGCACCGGCCAGTTCCCCTTgatctccatcatcatgttgGCAGCCGTGTACGGCCTCCAAGCCCTGATTTTCATCCTCAAGCGTCAATGGCAGCACGTAGGCTGGATGATCATTTACATCCTCGCCTTCCCAATCTACTCTTTCATCCTCCCAATCTACTCCTTCTGGAACCAAGACAACTTCACCTGGGGCAACACCCGCATCGTCATTGGGGAATCGGGCAAAAAGCAAGTCGTTgccgtcgacgacgagggcTTTGACCCTCgctccatccccctccaacggTGGGACGACTACGCGACCATGAACGGCCTCCCAGGCCGCCGCGGCTACAACGGGGAGAAGGTCATGGACGAGCACATGAACGTCTTCAACGAGCAATACGAAATGGACGACATGAAGTCAGTCTACTCCTCCATCCGCCAGCCCTCCGTCCTGACTGGTCTTCCCGGTCGCGGTGCGGGCGCTTACATGCCCCCTACCCCGAGCACGCCTTTCACTCCCGGCGGCCCAATGACCCGCACCAGCACCTTTGCCGGCGCAACCCCTTACTCTGACAACCCCCTCGCCCACCGGCAGTCAATGCTATCAATGGGCACCGCGGCAGAAATGCAACGCAGAcactccaactccccctATCAAGACTACCCCGGCGCTCGCCCCAGCGTGACCAACCTCCGCACTATGACAGGAACCCCGCCAATAGGCGGCGGTGGTAACCTCGCCGTCCCGGGGGGTCTGGCGGGCAATAGGATGTCCACCGGCACTATGCTCTCTGGCGGGCCAAGCAGACTGGGCATGCACTCGGACCTCGGGCACGCCTCCACCGGGTCCTTTGACTTCCAGCGTGGCTTGGGTCACGGCCCAGACGAACAGGCGATTGTGGAGGCTATCCGGAgtgtgatgagggaggtggactTGGACAATGTGACCAAGAAGCAGGTCAGGGCGTTGGTCGAGCAGAGGCTGCAGTGCGAGATTACAGGGGTGAAGAGGACGTTTATGGATAAGGAGATTGATAATGAGCTGGCTGCTATGTAA
- a CDS encoding hypothetical protein (EggNog:ENOG503P0TX; COG:S), which produces MDPATTIDPATGQPLPPDAIVRVLHITPKVHIYTLPPSSPSSSTYLASSWTSLPQNPIFTSRLRILETSLSPETTELKVDILLESTTSSSDNNGQPQLFAAAPYTTPAIVTPCSDSSRFFALRVSDPGTGKKATLGVGFEERSDAFDFNLALQECGKSLGFGGQQQPEREKKEKTEEKKDWSLKEGETITINLGGKFGRRNQGQGGEKKEEEEGGRGKSLNSFALPPPPGNGGGGFSLPPPPPSASEARRQKRLSAQQMGFDDGVNGEFA; this is translated from the exons ATGgaccccgccaccaccatcgacccCGCCACCggccaacccctccccccagacGCCATCGTCCGAGTCCTCC ACATAACCCCCAAAGTCCACATctacaccctccccccctcctccccttcctcatcaacctaCCTAGCCAGCTCCTggacctccctcccccaaaacccaatcTTCACCTCCCGCCTTCGCATCCTCGAGACGTCGCTCTCGCCTGAGACTACCGAGCTCAAAGTCGATATCTTGCTCGAGTcaaccaccagctcctcggaTAATAATGGACAACCTCAGTTATTCGCAGCAGCGCCCTACACCACACCCGCAATCGTCACCCCATGCAGCGACTCCTCCCGGTTCTTCGCATTAAGAGTGTCCGACCCCGGGACGGGAAAAAAGGCGACGTTAGGTGTCGGGTTTGAGGAGCGGAGCGACGCTTTTGATTTCAATTTGGCGTTGCAGGAGTGCGGGAAATCGCTaggttttggggggcagcagcagccggaaagggaaaagaaggaaaagactgaagagaagaaggattgGAGTctgaaggagggggagacgaTTACGATTAATCTCGGGGGGAAGTTTGGGAGACGAAACCAGGGAcaagggggggagaagaaggaggaggaggagggaggaagggggaagagTCTGAATAGTTTTGCTTTGCCGCCACCACCTGGaaacgggggagggggcttcagtcttccccctccgccgcctaGTGCCAGTGAGGCGAGACGGCAGAAGAGGTTGTCGGCGCAGCAGATggggtttgatgatggggttaATGGGGAGTTTGCTTGA
- a CDS encoding hypothetical protein (EggNog:ENOG503P8E0), whose translation MHSTEPSPTERGRARLPSLTRAIGTWDEEVDHHINGHLKGHANSQAAKANGKTAARPNAPKKSHTYDCSRPQLPGTAAPVTAPSFRASSYVAAVQSLDPRPLEQLHNERSYLVYNLQKQGQRATRLFQKYAALEALMSGNQAPAEAKKSKREMSSLKNKISESTQQEQLILIRLGELHIELQNRDRWMQVHQPLPPQLLPIMQRYPPILAAATAGVHYHPQGQYYEETPLTATAAPFSPGGGEEYFYENEEIYEEDDPGHPAALDPMSPCFTPAVQFSEDIWSRSLRPTSDNHGLEEIGPKTAIPEPDSSSTATTEESDIPGQSMPIKQEELESYPGTETDNDAPIPSTAIRVTTTTTTTTRQEEDSKSSGEKVVNVNDSTWATEEDDSEPEDVNAWKKKLKRLSHHAVPLALRARDKRMSLPSLKDLWPRSRKNSLAS comes from the coding sequence ATGCATTCCACTGAGCCTTCGCCAACCGAGAGGGGGCGCGCCAGACTTCCGTCTCTCACTCGGGCTATTGGTActtgggatgaggaggttgatcaCCACATCAACGGTCACCTCAAAGGTCATGCCAACAGCCAGGCTGCCAAGGCCAACGGCAAGACTGCTGCGAGGCCAAATGCACCCAAAAAGTCACATACCTACGACTGTTCCCGGCCACAACTTCCCGGGACTGCTGCCCCGGTGACGGCGCCCTCTTTCAGGGCGAGCAGCTATGTAGCAGCTGTCCAAAGCCTCGACCCCCGACCGCTCGAGCAGCTGCACAACGAGCGGTCCTACCTCGTCTACAACCTCCAAAAGCAGGGCCAGCGTGCCACCCGGCTCTTCCAAAAGTATGCCGCTCTCGAGGCCCTCATGTCGGGCAACCAGGCAcccgccgaggccaagaagtcAAAAAGGGAGATGTCCTCTCTCAAGAACAAGATCAGCGAAAGTACCCAGCAAGAgcagctcatcctcatccgcctcgGCGAGCTCCACATTGAGCTCCAAAACCGAGACCGCTGGATGCAAGTCCAccagcctctccctcctcagctgCTCCCCATCATGCAGCGATACCCCCCCATTCTCGCTGCGGCTACCGCCGGCGTGCATTACCATCCCCAAGGGCAATACTACGAAGAGACCCCCTTGACCGCCACCGCGGCCCCCTTCTCtcccgggggaggagaagagtaCTTTTACGAGAACGAGGAGATCtacgaagaagacgacccAGGCCACCCCGCCGCCCTGGACCCAATGTCCCCTTGCTTCACCCCCGCGGTGCAATTCTCAGAAGACATCTGGTCCCGCTCACTCCGGCCTACCTCTGACAATCATGGTCTTGAGGAAATCGGCCCCAAGACTGCGATTCCCGAACCGGACTCTTCCTCCACTGCGACCACAGAAGAGTCCGATATCCCAGGGCAGTCAATGCCCATCAAGCAAGAGGAGCTGGAGTCCTACCCCGGAACTGAGACCGATAATGACGCTCCTATTCCCTCTACTGCTATCCGGGTCACTACCACTACCACTACCACGACGAGACAGGAAGAAGATTCCAAGTCGTCTGGTGAGAAGGTGGTCAACGTGAATGACTCGACCTGGGCcacggaggaggacgacTCCGAGCCGGAGGATGTCAACgcgtggaagaagaagctgaagaggCTGAGCCATCATGCTGTTCCCTTGGCGCTGAGGGCGAGGGATAAGAGGATGAGCTTGCCGAGTTTGAAGGACTTGTGGCCGAGGAGCAGGAAGAATAGTTTGGCTTCCTAG